Proteins encoded together in one Pantoea sp. CCBC3-3-1 window:
- the rlmD gene encoding 23S rRNA (uracil(1939)-C(5))-methyltransferase RlmD, with the protein MAQFYSAKRRVTTRQIMTVTVNDLDGSGQGVSRLNGKALFINGALPGEQVEVEIVEDKRSWARAKTTLILSTSPERVKPQCPHYHQCGGCQQQHVSSALQQRSKANALSHLLHQQTGQQVTVDSILAGESYGYRRRARLSLNYHQRSQKLQMGFRQAGSSELVAITQCPILKPELNALIQPLHQALSSLQAVRRLGHVELVLADNGPLLVLRHLDPLSAADRRKLEQFSHDRQVALFLAPDSETLEQVKGEKPFYRLDGLTLTFSPRDFIQINGELNQQMVAQAIDWLDLQPQDRVLDLFCGMGNFTLPLGKRVENVTGVEGVAALAQKGAYNATQNNLNNIAFFQHNLEEDVSGQPWAAEGFNKVLLDPARAGAAGVIPHIIKLAPQCVVYVSCNPTTLARDSQILLASGYQLERVTLLDMFPHTGHVESMVLFSRK; encoded by the coding sequence ATGGCGCAATTCTACTCTGCAAAACGGCGCGTGACGACCCGCCAGATCATGACAGTGACAGTTAATGACCTTGACGGTTCAGGGCAGGGCGTCAGTCGGCTTAATGGTAAAGCGTTGTTTATCAATGGCGCATTGCCAGGCGAGCAGGTTGAAGTAGAAATCGTCGAAGACAAACGTTCGTGGGCGCGGGCAAAGACAACGCTTATTCTGAGCACCAGCCCGGAACGGGTGAAACCTCAATGTCCGCACTATCACCAGTGCGGCGGTTGCCAACAGCAACACGTTTCTTCTGCGTTGCAGCAGCGCAGCAAAGCAAACGCCCTGTCTCATTTATTGCATCAGCAAACCGGGCAGCAAGTCACAGTCGATTCTATTCTGGCGGGCGAATCTTACGGCTATCGCCGCCGTGCCCGCCTCAGCCTGAATTATCATCAGCGTAGCCAGAAATTACAGATGGGTTTTCGTCAGGCAGGCTCCAGCGAGCTGGTGGCGATTACCCAGTGCCCCATTTTGAAGCCCGAACTTAATGCGTTAATTCAGCCGCTGCACCAGGCGCTGAGCAGTTTGCAGGCGGTCCGACGGCTTGGACACGTTGAGCTGGTGCTGGCTGACAACGGCCCGCTGCTGGTTTTACGCCATTTGGATCCGTTAAGTGCGGCCGACCGACGTAAACTGGAACAGTTTTCGCATGATCGGCAAGTTGCACTCTTTTTAGCCCCGGATAGCGAGACGCTTGAACAGGTTAAAGGCGAGAAGCCTTTTTACCGCCTTGATGGCCTGACGCTGACCTTCAGTCCGCGTGATTTTATTCAAATCAATGGCGAACTGAATCAGCAGATGGTGGCGCAGGCCATCGACTGGCTGGATCTCCAGCCGCAGGACCGGGTGCTGGACCTCTTTTGCGGTATGGGCAACTTCACGCTTCCGTTAGGAAAAAGGGTAGAAAATGTTACAGGAGTGGAGGGTGTTGCAGCATTAGCGCAAAAGGGTGCGTATAATGCCACGCAGAATAATCTGAATAATATCGCTTTCTTTCAGCACAATCTGGAAGAGGACGTGTCCGGGCAGCCCTGGGCAGCTGAAGGATTTAACAAAGTTTTACTGGATCCGGCCCGGGCTGGAGCCGCAGGTGTGATACCTCACATTATTAAACTTGCGCCCCAATGCGTGGTCTATGTTTCCTGTAATCCGACTACACTTGCTCGGGATAGTCAGATTCTTCTGGCGTCCGGCTACCAACTGGAAAGGGTTACCCTGCTTGATATGTTTCCGCATACCGGGCACGTGGAATCCATGGTGTTATTTAGCCGAAAATAG
- a CDS encoding peptidase, with the protein MQTRREFLMMSSGLAAMIALSAPAYALQGRKGILHATAVTQVFGDGVRLIAVAIEYDSRIDANRLASTDFAVQGRTVIEVFASRSANPADRATTGNYVIITLSPADKDALLAQKVTLPAQKTPAKGGPGKAGDVPFYDTLYPPAKATLTQLVPLEAANGERISADKVPVITEAVKNLVVDDFKQSEFHDAVTGKSLKYNLFIPEKATFEHRLPLVLFMHDAGATSDVTRTTLFQGLGAVTWASPQDQAQRPCFVLAPQYGEIIADDDSHTSDMLDITINLINTLVEQYPIDRSRLYTTGQSGGCMTSIAMDIKYPDFFAASFLVAGQWDATLVAPLARQKLWILVSQDDDKAWPGQNAITGALAKAGAKISRAEWDGTWDEKAFRVAFEQIDAENSPINYVSFRKGTVIPAGQSAAGASGHRNTWRIAYSIEPIREWLFRQKKSG; encoded by the coding sequence ATGCAAACACGTAGAGAGTTTCTGATGATGAGTTCCGGGCTGGCCGCCATGATTGCACTGAGTGCGCCAGCATACGCTCTTCAGGGAAGAAAAGGCATCCTGCACGCAACGGCCGTCACCCAGGTATTCGGTGACGGCGTCCGTCTGATTGCCGTCGCGATAGAATACGACAGCCGCATTGACGCCAACCGGTTGGCATCAACAGATTTTGCAGTGCAGGGAAGAACGGTCATTGAGGTTTTCGCCAGCCGCTCAGCCAACCCAGCAGACAGGGCCACAACGGGCAACTATGTGATTATCACGCTCTCGCCCGCCGATAAGGATGCTTTGCTGGCGCAAAAGGTAACGCTACCTGCTCAGAAAACCCCGGCAAAAGGCGGTCCCGGAAAGGCGGGCGACGTGCCTTTTTATGACACCCTTTACCCACCAGCCAAAGCCACTCTGACTCAGTTAGTTCCGCTGGAAGCAGCCAATGGTGAGCGGATCTCGGCAGACAAGGTTCCTGTGATTACAGAAGCCGTGAAGAATCTGGTAGTGGATGATTTTAAACAGTCTGAATTTCACGATGCCGTAACCGGGAAGTCCTTAAAATACAATTTATTCATTCCTGAAAAGGCCACTTTTGAACATCGCCTGCCGCTGGTACTGTTTATGCACGATGCGGGCGCGACCAGTGATGTGACGCGAACTACGCTGTTTCAGGGGCTGGGCGCAGTGACATGGGCCAGTCCGCAGGATCAGGCGCAGCGCCCCTGTTTTGTGCTGGCACCGCAGTATGGCGAAATCATTGCCGATGACGATTCCCATACCTCCGATATGTTGGATATCACCATTAACCTGATCAACACACTAGTGGAACAATACCCCATAGATCGTTCCCGGCTGTACACTACCGGACAGTCCGGCGGCTGCATGACATCGATTGCCATGGATATTAAATATCCGGATTTCTTTGCCGCGTCCTTCCTGGTTGCGGGTCAATGGGATGCAACGCTGGTAGCGCCTCTCGCCCGTCAGAAGCTGTGGATTTTGGTGTCGCAGGATGATGACAAAGCCTGGCCCGGCCAAAATGCCATCACCGGGGCGTTGGCAAAAGCGGGAGCAAAAATCAGTCGGGCAGAATGGGATGGCACCTGGGACGAGAAGGCATTCCGGGTTGCCTTTGAGCAAATTGATGCGGAAAATAGCCCGATCAACTACGTCTCCTTTCGTAAAGGCACGGTGATCCCCGCAGGCCAGTCGGCTGCGGGCGCAAGCGGCCATAGAAACACATGGCGCATCGCTTATAGTATCGAGCCGATCAGAGAATGGTTGTTTCGTCAGAAGAAATCCGGCTAA
- the mazG gene encoding nucleoside triphosphate pyrophosphohydrolase, which produces MTSLDRLLGIMKTLRDPQKGCPWDREQTFASIAPYTLEETYEVLDAISREDFDDLKGEVGDLLFQVVFYAQMAEEEGRFDFDAICQTISDKLERRHPHIFGDVKVSDSKEVLANWEQIKISERAGKEQHSALDDIPRALPALMRAHKIQKRCSNVGFDWHTLGPVLDKVHEEIDEVMHEAQQAVVDQQKLEEEIGDLLFATVNFSRHLGSKAETALQKANDKFERRFRQVEQIIAAQGLAMQEATLEQMEAAWQQVKAGE; this is translated from the coding sequence ATGACCTCACTCGATCGCCTGCTGGGCATCATGAAAACCCTGCGCGATCCGCAGAAGGGCTGCCCATGGGATCGCGAACAGACTTTTGCCTCTATCGCGCCCTACACCCTCGAAGAAACCTATGAAGTGCTGGATGCCATCAGCCGGGAAGACTTTGACGATCTCAAAGGCGAAGTGGGCGACCTGCTGTTTCAGGTTGTTTTTTATGCGCAAATGGCGGAAGAAGAAGGGCGTTTTGATTTTGATGCCATCTGCCAGACGATTAGCGACAAGCTGGAGCGGCGTCATCCGCATATTTTTGGTGACGTAAAAGTCAGCGACAGCAAGGAAGTGCTGGCCAACTGGGAACAGATCAAAATCAGCGAACGTGCCGGAAAAGAGCAGCATTCGGCGCTGGACGATATTCCTCGTGCGCTGCCCGCTCTGATGCGCGCACATAAGATCCAGAAGCGTTGCAGCAACGTCGGTTTTGACTGGCATACGCTTGGCCCGGTGCTGGACAAAGTGCATGAAGAGATCGACGAAGTGATGCATGAAGCGCAGCAGGCCGTGGTCGACCAGCAGAAGCTGGAAGAGGAAATCGGCGACCTGCTGTTTGCCACCGTGAATTTTTCCCGCCACCTTGGCAGCAAGGCCGAAACGGCCCTGCAAAAAGCCAACGACAAGTTTGAGCGGCGTTTTCGTCAGGTCGAACAGATTATCGCCGCACAGGGCTTAGCGATGCAGGAAGCGACGCTTGAACAGATGGAAGCCGCCTGGCAGCAGGTAAAAGCCGGGGAATAG
- the barA gene encoding two-component sensor histidine kinase BarA, with protein sequence MTKYSLRARMMILILAPTLMIGLLLSTFFIVHRYNELQRQLVDAGANIIEPLAVSSEYGMTFRSKESVRQLVSLLHRRHSDIVRAITVFDAQNQLFVTSNYHLSADKLRLPAGSPLPATFSYERKGNSVILRTPILSESYYPDESPGENVKPDGNPLGYVAIELDLQSVRLQQYKEVFVSTLLLLFCLCLAMLFAYRLMRDVTGPIRDMVNTVDRIRRGQLDSRVTGHMLGELDMLKNGINSMAMSLTAYHEEMQQNIDQATSDLRETLEQMEIQNVELDLAKKRAQEAARIKSEFLANMSHELRTPLNGVIGFTRQTLKTQLNITQRDYLHTIERSANNLLSIINDVLDFSKLEAGKLVLETIPFPLRATLDEVVVLLAQSAHEKGLELTLSIQHDVPDNAIGDPLRMQQIVVNLLGNAIKFTESGHIDIRVEKRSQSNNRVDLEVQIHDTGIGISEKQQSQLFQAFRQADASISRRHGGTGLGLVITQKLVNEMGGEISFHSRLNQGSTFWFHVNLALNPNAASDLHAVDCLHGKSLAYVEANPAAAQATLDLLAATNMTVSYSTTLEGLQKERYDALLVGLPIAKERHRELCLDALLPALKRADHVIMALPCQMQVHAEELKEKGVSACLIKPVSLSRLLPVLLDNHARETDFRTNRIKLPLTVMAVDDNPANLKLIGALLEEQAETIILCDSAVTAIQQAEQRELDIILMDIQMPEIDGLRASELIREIPHHINTPIVAVTAHALDGEKEHLIKAGMNDYLAKPIDEVKLSHLLARYSPHLLPAVPVSNGVSASLDWDLALRQAANKPDLARDLLQMLVDFLPEVRRQVEDHMADENRQGLRDIIHKLHGSASYSGVPRMKALCQQLEQALRADNPIADIEPELFELLDEMENVAKLAKERLSRSH encoded by the coding sequence ATGACCAAATACAGCCTGCGGGCACGCATGATGATATTGATTCTGGCGCCCACGCTGATGATCGGGCTGCTGTTAAGCACCTTCTTTATTGTGCATCGCTACAATGAACTTCAGCGTCAGCTGGTGGATGCCGGTGCCAATATTATTGAGCCACTGGCCGTTTCCAGTGAATACGGCATGACCTTCCGCAGTAAGGAGTCGGTGCGCCAGCTGGTCAGCCTGCTGCACCGTCGGCATTCGGATATCGTTCGGGCGATTACCGTTTTTGACGCGCAGAATCAGCTGTTCGTTACCTCTAACTATCATCTCAGCGCCGACAAATTACGTCTGCCAGCAGGCAGCCCGCTGCCGGCGACCTTCAGCTATGAACGTAAGGGCAACTCGGTAATTCTGCGAACGCCTATTTTATCCGAAAGCTATTACCCGGATGAGTCGCCGGGAGAAAACGTCAAGCCTGACGGTAATCCGCTCGGCTATGTCGCTATCGAACTGGATTTACAGTCGGTCAGGCTACAGCAATATAAAGAAGTTTTTGTTTCAACCCTGCTGCTGCTGTTTTGCCTCTGTCTTGCCATGCTGTTCGCCTACCGGCTGATGCGGGACGTGACCGGGCCGATTCGCGATATGGTGAATACCGTTGACCGCATTCGTCGCGGCCAGCTGGACAGCCGCGTCACCGGGCATATGCTCGGCGAGCTGGATATGCTGAAAAACGGCATCAACTCAATGGCGATGTCGCTGACCGCCTACCATGAAGAGATGCAGCAGAATATTGACCAGGCGACGTCAGATCTGCGCGAGACGTTAGAGCAGATGGAGATCCAGAACGTTGAGCTGGATCTGGCGAAGAAACGCGCTCAGGAAGCAGCCAGGATCAAGTCAGAATTCCTTGCCAATATGTCGCACGAGCTGCGTACGCCGCTGAATGGCGTGATTGGTTTTACCCGTCAGACGCTGAAAACACAGCTGAATATTACCCAGCGCGATTATCTGCATACCATCGAACGCTCCGCGAATAACTTGTTAAGCATCATTAATGACGTGCTCGACTTTTCCAAGCTGGAAGCGGGCAAGCTGGTGCTGGAAACCATTCCTTTCCCGCTGCGCGCCACGCTGGATGAAGTGGTGGTACTGCTGGCGCAGTCGGCTCATGAAAAAGGGCTGGAACTGACGCTAAGCATCCAGCATGACGTGCCGGACAATGCCATCGGCGATCCGCTGCGCATGCAGCAAATCGTCGTAAACCTGCTGGGCAACGCGATCAAATTCACCGAAAGCGGCCACATTGATATTCGCGTAGAAAAGCGTTCGCAAAGTAATAATCGGGTCGATCTGGAAGTTCAGATCCACGATACCGGTATCGGCATTTCCGAAAAGCAGCAGTCACAGCTGTTCCAGGCGTTTCGTCAGGCCGACGCCAGCATTTCACGTCGCCACGGCGGCACCGGTTTGGGGCTGGTCATTACTCAGAAGCTGGTCAATGAGATGGGCGGTGAAATCTCCTTCCACAGCCGGCTGAATCAGGGCTCAACGTTCTGGTTCCACGTTAACCTGGCGCTTAACCCCAATGCCGCCAGCGATCTGCATGCGGTAGACTGCCTGCACGGCAAAAGCCTTGCCTATGTTGAAGCCAACCCGGCCGCTGCCCAGGCAACGTTAGACCTGCTTGCGGCCACGAACATGACCGTCAGCTACAGCACCACGCTGGAAGGCTTGCAGAAGGAGCGCTACGACGCGCTGTTAGTTGGCTTACCGATAGCGAAAGAGCGGCACCGTGAACTGTGCCTGGACGCGCTGCTTCCTGCGCTGAAACGGGCCGATCACGTTATTATGGCGTTGCCTTGCCAGATGCAGGTTCATGCCGAAGAACTGAAGGAAAAAGGGGTCAGTGCCTGCCTGATCAAACCGGTTTCGCTCTCCCGCCTGCTGCCCGTGTTGCTTGACAATCACGCACGCGAGACCGATTTCCGCACGAACAGAATTAAACTTCCGCTTACGGTGATGGCCGTAGATGATAACCCGGCTAACCTGAAACTGATCGGCGCGCTGCTGGAAGAGCAGGCGGAGACTATTATTCTCTGCGACAGCGCCGTCACCGCCATTCAGCAGGCTGAACAACGGGAGCTGGATATTATCCTGATGGATATTCAGATGCCGGAAATTGACGGCCTGCGCGCCAGCGAATTGATTCGGGAAATCCCTCATCATATCAACACGCCTATCGTCGCCGTCACCGCTCACGCCCTGGATGGCGAGAAAGAGCATTTGATCAAAGCGGGCATGAACGACTATCTCGCCAAGCCGATAGATGAAGTTAAGCTTAGCCATCTGCTGGCGCGTTATTCGCCTCATCTTTTACCTGCTGTGCCCGTATCAAACGGCGTTTCGGCATCGCTTGACTGGGATCTCGCGCTGCGCCAGGCCGCCAATAAGCCCGATTTAGCACGCGATTTGCTCCAGATGCTGGTGGATTTCCTGCCGGAAGTTCGCAGGCAGGTTGAAGATCATATGGCCGATGAAAACAGGCAGGGATTGCGGGATATTATTCACAAGCTTCACGGCAGCGCCAGCTACAGCGGTGTGCCCCGCATGAAGGCGCTTTGCCAGCAGCTGGAGCAAGCTCTGCGGGCCGATAACCCTATTGCGGATATTGAACCGGAGTTGTTTGAGTTGCTTGATGAGATGGAAAACGTCGCGAAGCTGGCAAAAGAAAGGCTGAGCCGATCTCACTGA
- the relA gene encoding GTP diphosphokinase, with protein sequence MVAVRSAHLNTAGEFALDQWIARLGIANPQSCERLADTWSYCEEATRDHPDAALLLWRGVEMVEILSMLSMDNESLRAALLFPLADANVVSEAVLEEKFGTAIVSLVHGVRDMDAIRQLKATHNDSMASEQVDNVRRMLLAMVEDFRCVVIKLAERIAHLREVKDAPEDERVLAAKECTNIYAPLANRLGIGQLKWELEDFCFRYLHPDEYKRIAKLLHERRIDREGYIDTFVQSLRTEIVKEGVKAEVYGRPKHIYSIWRKMQKKSLTFDELFDVRAVRIVAERLQDCYGALGIVHTLYRHLPSEFDDYVANPKPNGYQSIHTVVLGPKGKTVEIQIRTRQMHEDAELGVAAHWKYKEGGTTGSARGASGHEERIAWLRKLIAWQEEMADSGEMLDEVRSQVFDDRVYVFTPKGDVVDLPAGSTPLDFAYHIHSDIGHRCIGAKIGGRIVPFTYQLQMGDQIDIITQKQPNPSRDWLNPNLGYVTTSRGRSKIHAWFRKQDRDKNIIAGKQILDNELDHLDISLKEAEKLLLPRYNVNSLDELLAAIGGGDIRLNQMSNFLQSKLNKPSAEEEDREALRQLTQKSAAPRSKESGRVVVEGVGNLMHHIARCCQPIPGDDITGFITQGRGISIHRADCDQLTELMSHAPERIVDAVWGESYSSGYSLVVRVTANDRSGLLRDITTILANEKVNVLGVSSRSDTKKQLATIDMDIEIYNHQVLGRVLARLNQVPDIIDARRLH encoded by the coding sequence ATGGTTGCGGTAAGAAGTGCACATCTGAATACGGCTGGCGAGTTTGCACTCGATCAATGGATCGCCCGTTTGGGGATCGCTAACCCGCAGTCATGTGAACGACTCGCCGATACCTGGAGCTATTGCGAAGAGGCGACCCGGGATCATCCCGACGCGGCTCTGCTGCTCTGGCGCGGCGTGGAGATGGTCGAAATCCTCTCAATGCTCAGCATGGATAACGAAAGCCTGCGTGCTGCACTGCTGTTTCCGCTGGCCGACGCTAACGTAGTTTCTGAAGCGGTACTGGAAGAGAAATTCGGCACGGCCATCGTCTCGCTGGTACATGGCGTAAGAGACATGGACGCCATCCGCCAGCTAAAAGCCACCCATAACGATTCAATGGCCTCCGAGCAGGTGGACAACGTTCGCCGTATGCTGCTGGCGATGGTGGAAGATTTCCGCTGCGTGGTCATCAAGCTGGCTGAGCGTATCGCCCATTTACGCGAGGTAAAAGACGCGCCGGAAGATGAGCGCGTACTTGCCGCGAAAGAGTGTACGAACATTTATGCGCCGCTGGCTAACCGACTCGGTATCGGCCAGCTGAAATGGGAGCTGGAGGATTTCTGTTTCCGCTACCTGCATCCCGACGAATACAAGCGCATTGCCAAACTGCTGCACGAGCGGCGTATCGATCGCGAAGGCTATATCGATACCTTCGTGCAGTCGCTGCGCACCGAAATCGTTAAAGAGGGCGTTAAGGCGGAAGTCTATGGCCGTCCCAAGCATATCTACAGCATCTGGCGCAAGATGCAGAAAAAATCACTGACGTTTGACGAGCTGTTCGACGTGCGTGCCGTACGTATCGTGGCCGAACGTTTACAGGATTGCTATGGCGCGTTGGGGATTGTGCACACGCTGTATCGCCATCTTCCCAGCGAGTTTGATGATTACGTGGCAAATCCGAAACCTAACGGCTACCAGTCAATTCATACCGTGGTGCTGGGGCCGAAAGGCAAAACCGTTGAAATTCAAATTCGTACCCGCCAGATGCATGAAGATGCAGAGCTGGGCGTTGCTGCGCACTGGAAGTATAAAGAGGGCGGTACAACGGGCAGCGCACGTGGCGCGTCAGGTCATGAAGAGCGTATCGCCTGGCTGCGTAAACTGATTGCCTGGCAGGAAGAGATGGCGGACTCCGGCGAAATGCTGGACGAAGTGCGCAGCCAGGTGTTCGACGATCGTGTTTATGTGTTTACCCCAAAAGGGGACGTGGTGGATCTGCCCGCTGGCTCAACGCCGCTGGACTTTGCTTATCATATCCACAGCGATATCGGGCACCGCTGCATCGGCGCAAAAATCGGCGGCCGTATTGTGCCCTTTACCTATCAGCTGCAAATGGGCGATCAGATCGATATCATCACCCAGAAGCAGCCGAATCCAAGCCGTGACTGGCTAAACCCGAATCTGGGCTACGTGACCACCAGCCGTGGACGGTCAAAAATTCACGCCTGGTTCCGTAAGCAGGATCGCGACAAAAATATCATTGCCGGAAAACAGATTCTGGATAACGAGCTGGATCATCTTGATATCAGTCTGAAAGAAGCTGAAAAGCTGCTGTTGCCGCGCTATAACGTCAACTCGCTGGATGAACTGCTGGCGGCGATTGGCGGCGGTGATATTCGTCTGAACCAGATGAGCAACTTCCTGCAATCGAAGCTCAACAAGCCAAGTGCGGAAGAAGAAGATCGCGAAGCGTTACGCCAGCTGACGCAGAAGTCCGCCGCGCCGCGCAGCAAGGAGAGTGGCCGGGTCGTGGTCGAAGGCGTCGGCAATTTGATGCATCACATTGCGCGCTGCTGCCAGCCGATCCCGGGTGACGATATTACCGGTTTTATTACGCAGGGCCGGGGTATTTCTATTCACCGCGCAGATTGCGATCAGCTGACCGAGCTGATGTCGCACGCGCCAGAGCGCATTGTTGATGCTGTCTGGGGCGAGAGCTATTCCAGCGGCTATTCGCTGGTGGTGCGTGTGACTGCTAACGATCGCAGTGGTTTACTGCGCGATATCACCACGATTCTCGCTAACGAGAAAGTTAACGTGCTTGGCGTCTCCAGCAGGAGCGATACTAAAAAGCAGCTGGCAACCATCGATATGGATATTGAAATCTACAACCATCAGGTGCTGGGACGCGTGTTGGCGAGGCTCAACCAGGTGCCTGATATCATCGACGCGAGAAGATTGCATTAA